A genomic window from Desulfovibrio porci includes:
- a CDS encoding glycosyltransferase family 4 protein, whose protein sequence is MTEQNHPVPPEARDPLPAGLPHVACVLLWYPLFTQPFIFREVEGLRQHLPLTVYSLYSRNLRHCSTEMRAAADSVRAFGAGALFRFTLEILLLLLTRPLRFCHLFRRSLFHRWRSLEVLGENLWAFGAGCYLGRLFREEGIDLIYAPWPRGTATAAWVAADIAGIPFATSARGDNLEPADPDLADKLGAALFVRANNAADQARIEAFGQGQAKGKVVLVYNSLTLPDCPDGPDGEDGARRLEHTPVRLLALGRFDVTKGFDVLLKACGILRERGLDFSLTLAGGGGKVMGLGHLGAELVRMRKDLGLEEQVAMPGLISHNELPRILSEHDIFVAPCVVHASGRRDGIPNTVIEALAYGLPVVSTTVNALPEVVRDHDTGLAVAPGDPEALAQAVLWLAGHPEEARRMGRNGARLAREMFDPHTNNLRLAELFISRYAHWEKTCAA, encoded by the coding sequence ATGACTGAACAGAACCATCCTGTCCCGCCGGAGGCGCGTGACCCTCTTCCCGCCGGTCTGCCGCATGTGGCCTGCGTGCTGCTGTGGTATCCGCTTTTCACCCAGCCGTTCATTTTTCGCGAAGTGGAAGGCCTCAGGCAACATCTGCCGCTGACCGTCTACAGCCTGTACAGCCGCAATCTGCGCCACTGTTCCACGGAAATGCGGGCGGCGGCGGACAGCGTGCGCGCCTTCGGGGCCGGAGCCCTGTTCCGTTTCACCTTGGAAATACTGCTTTTGCTGCTGACCCGGCCTCTGCGCTTCTGCCACTTGTTCCGGCGCAGCCTATTCCATCGCTGGCGCAGTCTGGAAGTACTGGGCGAGAATCTCTGGGCTTTTGGCGCGGGCTGCTATCTGGGACGTCTCTTCCGTGAGGAAGGCATCGACCTGATCTACGCGCCGTGGCCGCGCGGCACGGCAACGGCAGCCTGGGTGGCCGCCGATATCGCGGGCATTCCCTTCGCCACTTCAGCACGCGGCGACAACCTTGAGCCCGCGGACCCGGATCTGGCGGACAAGCTGGGCGCGGCGCTTTTCGTGCGCGCCAACAACGCGGCGGATCAGGCCCGCATTGAGGCCTTCGGTCAGGGTCAGGCCAAAGGCAAGGTGGTTCTGGTTTACAACAGCCTGACCCTGCCGGATTGCCCGGATGGCCCGGATGGCGAGGACGGCGCGCGACGCCTGGAGCATACGCCCGTGCGGCTGCTGGCCTTGGGGCGTTTTGACGTGACCAAGGGATTTGACGTTCTGCTGAAGGCCTGCGGCATCCTGCGGGAACGCGGCCTTGACTTCAGCCTGACCCTGGCCGGAGGCGGCGGCAAGGTCATGGGTCTGGGACATCTGGGCGCGGAACTGGTCAGAATGCGCAAGGATCTGGGGCTGGAAGAGCAGGTCGCCATGCCGGGTCTGATTTCCCACAACGAACTGCCGCGCATTCTGAGCGAGCATGATATTTTCGTGGCCCCCTGCGTGGTGCACGCCTCGGGCCGTCGCGACGGCATCCCCAATACGGTCATTGAAGCCCTGGCCTACGGCCTGCCGGTGGTCAGCACCACGGTCAACGCCCTGCCCGAGGTGGTACGCGACCACGACACCGGCCTGGCCGTGGCCCCCGGCGATCCCGAAGCCCTGGCCCAAGCTGTGCTCTGGCTGGCCGGACACCCGGAGGAAGCCCGGCGCATGGGTCGTAACGGCGCGCGCCTGGCCCGGGAAATGTTCGATCCCCACACCAATAATCTGCGGTTGGCCGAGCTGTTCATCAGCCGGTACGCCCACTGGGAAAAAACATGTGCGGCATAG
- a CDS encoding DVU_2496 family lipoprotein: MKSRALPGIMLALLLAACGGKSAPVEQAAPQPAPCPFVYVYAPGNYIIDIAGGADVVLDPMAQDFPLFCAPTDARAALNAEIAAGRLPAGDWRIYRVEGQFDDLAQKSGPNQYSLKRMAPIVDWVTENI; the protein is encoded by the coding sequence ATGAAATCACGCGCCCTTCCGGGAATCATGCTGGCTCTGCTGCTCGCCGCCTGCGGCGGCAAAAGCGCGCCTGTGGAGCAAGCCGCTCCCCAGCCTGCGCCCTGCCCCTTCGTCTATGTCTACGCGCCGGGCAATTACATTATCGACATCGCCGGAGGCGCGGATGTGGTGTTGGACCCCATGGCGCAGGATTTTCCGCTCTTCTGCGCGCCCACGGACGCCCGCGCGGCGCTTAACGCCGAAATCGCGGCGGGCCGCCTGCCCGCGGGCGACTGGCGCATCTACCGGGTGGAAGGCCAGTTTGACGATCTGGCCCAGAAATCCGGCCCTAACCAGTACTCGCTCAAGCGCATGGCCCCCATTGTGGACTGGGTGACGGAAAATATTTAG
- a CDS encoding glycosyltransferase: MPLSEAAPAAISTASSHAETGNAPRRDDAVPPRTLAYVLLWFPLSSETFIFREIVQLMALGLPIRVYTMYGKTLKGCSREMRAFPGPVRRMGAPAFFRILAAFFRALRREPGNVWRLLREGCFRRMRNLESLGENLWCFMAGFLLAEQCRADGVGLIHSSWANGPATAAWVASRLTGIPFAFTGRAGDIYPQDGLLREKSRDALFIRTNNLANVGWLQSFCPPQQRDKVRLVYNSLTFTQRTECALPMRPPYRLLAVGRFARTKGFPELLTAMARLRRERVPVRLTLVGDGSWRRKLTALRRRLRLTDCVDMPGFVPHDRLREFMLSHDILVVPSVVHSNGDRDGIPNVIMEALSHRMPVVATDVCGIAEVIRDGETGLLVPQRDPRALALAVRRMLDDRNRALRMAEAGRALVERMFDKETNIAALRALYRSACPPQRAEGS, from the coding sequence ATGCCCCTGTCCGAGGCGGCCCCCGCGGCCATTTCCACCGCCTCTTCCCACGCAGAAACCGGAAACGCGCCCCGGCGGGACGACGCTGTTCCGCCGCGCACTCTGGCCTATGTGCTGCTCTGGTTTCCGCTTTCCTCGGAAACCTTTATTTTCAGAGAAATCGTGCAGCTTATGGCCCTGGGCCTGCCTATCCGCGTCTATACCATGTACGGCAAGACCCTGAAAGGATGCTCCCGGGAAATGCGCGCATTTCCCGGCCCGGTGCGCCGCATGGGCGCACCGGCTTTTTTCCGGATCCTGGCGGCCTTTTTCCGCGCCCTGCGCCGCGAGCCGGGCAACGTCTGGCGACTGCTGCGCGAAGGCTGTTTCCGCCGCATGCGCAACCTGGAATCCCTGGGGGAAAACCTCTGGTGCTTTATGGCCGGTTTTCTGCTGGCCGAGCAATGCCGGGCCGACGGCGTCGGGCTGATCCACTCCTCCTGGGCCAACGGCCCGGCCACGGCGGCCTGGGTGGCCTCACGCCTGACGGGCATCCCCTTCGCCTTCACCGGCAGAGCCGGCGACATCTATCCCCAGGATGGCCTGTTGCGTGAAAAATCGCGCGACGCGCTGTTCATCCGCACCAACAATCTGGCCAATGTAGGCTGGCTGCAAAGCTTCTGCCCGCCGCAGCAACGGGACAAGGTGCGTCTGGTCTACAACAGCCTGACCTTCACCCAGCGTACGGAATGCGCGCTGCCCATGCGGCCGCCCTACCGCCTGCTGGCCGTGGGCCGCTTCGCGCGCACCAAAGGCTTTCCCGAACTGCTCACGGCCATGGCCCGGCTGCGCCGCGAACGGGTGCCCGTGCGCCTCACGCTGGTGGGCGACGGAAGCTGGCGGCGTAAGCTCACGGCCCTGCGCCGCCGCCTGCGTCTGACCGACTGCGTGGACATGCCGGGTTTCGTGCCCCATGACCGGCTGCGGGAATTCATGCTCAGCCACGACATACTGGTGGTGCCCAGCGTGGTGCACAGCAACGGCGACCGCGACGGCATCCCCAATGTGATCATGGAGGCCCTTTCCCACCGCATGCCGGTGGTGGCCACGGACGTCTGCGGCATCGCCGAGGTGATCCGCGACGGGGAAACCGGCCTGCTGGTACCCCAGCGCGACCCGCGCGCTTTGGCCTTGGCTGTGCGGCGCATGCTGGACGACCGAAACCGCGCCCTGCGCATGGCCGAGGCCGGGCGAGCCCTGGTGGAACGCATGTTCGACAAGGAAACGAACATCGCGGCCCTCCGTGCGCTGTACCGCTCCGCCTGCCCGCCGCAACGGGCGGAAGGGAGCTGA
- the asnB gene encoding asparagine synthase (glutamine-hydrolyzing), producing MCGIAGICRVDGATLAPEAAIRVKAMTDCLAHRGPDGEGLWQSGPVCLGHRRLSIIDLSGGGQPMHSADGRLSVVFNGEIYNFAEIRDELTADGARFQSNSDTEVILEGYRRWGADCLAHFDGMFAFALWDAERRRLFCARDRFGKKPFFYTVQRNALYFASELTALTRVPELAFTVDPQAVMRYLAYEYVPTPLTIYAEVRSLPPSHLLLLEKGRISLGRYWDMPVPDETDPRDEGELCRELNRLLSRAVRRRMVSDVPLGVFLSGGIDSSIVAGLMARQSATPIKTFSIGFTEASYDESRYARIAARAFGTDHHERVLSAEECADELPGIVSRMDVPMADASVAPTWLLSGVTREKVTVALGGDGADELWAGYEHYIGFKAAEWYNTLPAFVRRGIIEPLARHLPASAGYINPRLAVDTFLRGAHAPAWERVQTMLTAFTPDMQREILSAPWLEEHGDFLRPERLFAPTREHYEHWRPESAAAPLARAFHVYARQFMLDDILVKVDRCSMLHSLEVRAPFLDRDVAEFAARLPVRHKLHDFKRKYLLKKAFADLLPPEILHRNKRGFQIPVAAWLRGRMRPLMEDLLGETRLRDQGIFNPAAVRALMDAHISGRADLRKPLWTLLVFQLWWQARRAF from the coding sequence ATGTGCGGCATAGCCGGCATCTGCCGTGTGGACGGCGCAACCCTCGCCCCGGAGGCCGCAATCAGGGTCAAAGCCATGACCGACTGTCTGGCCCACCGGGGACCTGACGGCGAGGGCCTCTGGCAATCCGGTCCGGTCTGTCTGGGGCACCGGCGGCTTTCCATCATTGACCTGTCCGGCGGCGGCCAGCCCATGCACAGCGCCGACGGACGTCTGAGCGTGGTCTTCAACGGCGAGATCTACAACTTCGCCGAAATCAGGGACGAACTGACGGCGGACGGCGCGCGCTTCCAGAGCAATTCGGACACGGAAGTCATTCTGGAGGGCTACCGTCGCTGGGGCGCGGACTGTCTGGCGCATTTCGACGGCATGTTCGCCTTCGCCCTCTGGGACGCGGAGCGCCGCCGCCTGTTCTGCGCCCGCGACCGTTTCGGCAAAAAACCCTTTTTCTATACAGTGCAGCGCAACGCCCTGTACTTCGCCTCGGAACTCACGGCCCTGACCCGCGTGCCGGAGCTGGCCTTCACAGTGGACCCGCAGGCGGTCATGCGCTACCTGGCCTATGAGTACGTGCCCACGCCCCTGACCATCTACGCCGAGGTCCGGAGCCTGCCGCCCTCCCATCTGTTGCTGCTGGAAAAAGGGCGGATCAGCCTGGGGCGTTACTGGGACATGCCCGTGCCGGACGAAACCGACCCCAGGGACGAGGGCGAACTCTGCCGGGAGCTGAACCGCCTGCTCTCCCGGGCCGTACGGCGGCGCATGGTCAGCGACGTGCCGCTGGGCGTCTTTCTTTCCGGGGGCATTGATTCCTCCATTGTGGCCGGGCTCATGGCCCGGCAGTCCGCCACGCCCATCAAGACCTTTTCCATCGGCTTCACCGAGGCCAGCTACGACGAATCCCGCTACGCCCGCATCGCGGCCAGGGCCTTCGGCACGGACCACCACGAACGGGTACTCTCGGCCGAGGAATGCGCCGACGAGTTGCCCGGCATCGTCAGCCGCATGGACGTGCCCATGGCCGACGCCTCGGTGGCGCCCACCTGGCTGCTTTCGGGCGTCACGCGCGAAAAGGTCACCGTGGCCCTGGGCGGGGACGGGGCCGACGAGCTCTGGGCCGGGTATGAACACTACATCGGCTTCAAGGCGGCGGAGTGGTACAACACCCTGCCCGCCTTCGTCCGGCGCGGGATCATCGAACCTCTGGCCCGGCATCTGCCCGCATCGGCCGGATACATCAATCCGCGCCTGGCCGTGGACACCTTTCTGCGCGGGGCGCACGCTCCGGCCTGGGAGCGCGTGCAGACCATGCTCACGGCCTTTACGCCGGACATGCAGCGCGAAATTCTGTCCGCCCCCTGGCTGGAAGAACATGGCGATTTCCTCCGTCCGGAACGCCTTTTCGCCCCCACCCGCGAACACTACGAGCACTGGCGGCCGGAAAGCGCGGCTGCCCCGCTGGCCCGCGCCTTTCACGTCTATGCCCGCCAGTTCATGCTGGACGACATCCTGGTCAAGGTGGACCGCTGCTCCATGCTCCACTCCCTGGAAGTGCGCGCGCCCTTTCTGGACCGGGATGTGGCCGAATTCGCGGCCCGGCTGCCCGTGCGCCACAAACTGCACGACTTCAAGCGCAAATATCTGCTCAAAAAAGCCTTTGCCGACCTGCTGCCGCCGGAGATCCTGCACCGCAACAAACGCGGCTTCCAGATTCCCGTGGCGGCCTGGCTGCGCGGGCGGATGCGCCCGCTCATGGAAGACCTGCTCGGCGAAACGCGCCTGCGCGACCAGGGCATTTTCAATCCCGCGGCCGTGCGCGCGCTCATGGACGCGCACATCTCGGGCCGGGCGGATTTGCGCAAGCCGCTGTGGACCCTGCTGGTCTTTCAGCTCTGGTGGCAGGCCAGGCGGGCCTTTTAG
- a CDS encoding zinc metalloprotease HtpX gives MTSQIKTVLLLALLSGIIIVLGGLMGGRTGVIIAFGLALVMNVGSYWYSDKIVLSMYHARELAPEEAPYLHRIVEELAVNAGIPKPRVCVVPEEAPNAFATGRDPQHAVVAVTEGLMRLLSPEELRGVVAHEVGHIVNRDILIQTVAGVLASAIVTLANIFQFTAIFGGNRDGEGGGNPIGALVLALLAPIAAGLIQMAISRSREYLADDTGAALCGQPLALAGALAKLGAASGQIPMREGNPSTEQMFIVAPLFGNGGMANLFSTHPPLEERIQRLRAMAARR, from the coding sequence ATGACCAGCCAGATAAAAACCGTTTTACTGCTGGCCCTGCTTTCCGGCATCATCATCGTGCTGGGCGGCCTGATGGGCGGCCGCACCGGCGTGATCATCGCCTTCGGCCTGGCCCTGGTGATGAATGTGGGCAGCTACTGGTATTCGGACAAAATCGTGCTGTCCATGTATCATGCGCGGGAACTGGCCCCCGAGGAAGCGCCCTATCTGCACAGGATCGTGGAAGAACTGGCCGTCAACGCGGGCATTCCCAAACCGCGCGTCTGCGTGGTGCCGGAAGAAGCCCCCAATGCCTTCGCCACGGGCCGCGACCCGCAGCACGCGGTGGTGGCCGTGACCGAGGGCCTCATGCGCCTGCTCTCACCCGAGGAACTGCGCGGCGTGGTGGCCCATGAGGTGGGCCATATCGTCAACCGGGACATCCTCATCCAGACCGTGGCCGGGGTGCTGGCTTCGGCCATTGTGACCCTGGCCAACATCTTCCAGTTCACGGCCATTTTTGGCGGCAACCGCGACGGCGAAGGCGGCGGCAACCCCATCGGCGCGCTGGTCCTGGCCCTGCTCGCGCCCATTGCGGCCGGTCTGATCCAGATGGCCATTTCACGTTCGCGTGAATATCTGGCCGACGACACGGGCGCGGCGCTCTGCGGCCAGCCTCTGGCCCTGGCCGGGGCCCTGGCCAAACTGGGCGCGGCCAGCGGGCAAATTCCCATGCGGGAGGGCAATCCCAGCACGGAACAGATGTTCATTGTGGCTCCGCTGTTCGGTAACGGCGGCATGGCCAACCTGTTCAGCACGCATCCGCCGCTGGAGGAACGCATCCAGCGCCTGCGGGCCATGGCGGCCCGGCGCTGA
- the argJ gene encoding bifunctional glutamate N-acetyltransferase/amino-acid acetyltransferase ArgJ, with protein sequence MDDLPKGFKAGAAAASFKKAGRDDLGLIVSDRPCVLAGMFTQNLFKAAPVLVCQEILGTCGTARAVLANSGQANACTGEEGLDNCRATQKMVAEAAGLTPREILPVSTGVVGAHLKMDLWRDAVPALVQSLGSRDAEGFTRAFMTTDAFPKFAMREVTLSGGTARLTVMAKGAGMICPNMATMLCVALTDADVERAPWQAMFGRAVDKTFNRVSVDGDTSTNDTILGLANGASGVAARSEADLALLEEALTAILGTVSHMLVMDGEGASKVIHITVTGARDDKDAELVARSVGHSQLVKTAIYGGDANWGRIVTAVGYSGAQFDPSKVGLRLCGVERFRLGRPVNDDQEEKLAELLKAKDVDVEIDLGGGPGGYTFQASDLGHEYVTLNSDYRS encoded by the coding sequence ATCGACGATCTTCCCAAAGGTTTCAAAGCCGGAGCCGCGGCGGCCAGTTTCAAGAAGGCGGGCCGCGACGACCTGGGCCTGATTGTTTCCGACCGGCCCTGCGTGCTGGCCGGCATGTTCACCCAAAACCTGTTCAAGGCCGCGCCGGTCCTGGTCTGTCAGGAAATCCTCGGCACATGCGGCACGGCCCGCGCGGTGCTGGCCAATTCCGGCCAGGCCAACGCCTGCACCGGCGAGGAAGGCCTGGACAACTGTCGGGCCACGCAGAAGATGGTGGCTGAGGCCGCGGGCCTGACGCCGCGGGAAATTCTGCCCGTTTCCACCGGCGTGGTTGGGGCGCATCTCAAAATGGATCTCTGGCGCGACGCCGTGCCCGCCCTGGTTCAAAGCCTGGGCAGCCGCGACGCCGAGGGCTTCACTCGTGCCTTCATGACCACGGATGCCTTTCCCAAGTTCGCCATGCGCGAGGTGACGCTTTCCGGGGGCACGGCGCGCCTGACGGTCATGGCCAAGGGCGCGGGCATGATCTGCCCCAACATGGCGACCATGCTCTGCGTGGCCCTCACGGACGCCGACGTGGAGCGCGCGCCGTGGCAGGCCATGTTCGGCCGGGCCGTAGACAAGACCTTCAACCGGGTCAGCGTGGACGGCGACACGTCCACCAACGACACCATCTTGGGCCTGGCCAACGGCGCGTCCGGCGTGGCCGCCCGCTCCGAAGCGGATCTGGCTCTGCTGGAGGAGGCCCTGACGGCCATTCTGGGCACGGTCTCGCACATGCTGGTCATGGACGGCGAAGGCGCAAGCAAGGTCATCCACATCACGGTGACCGGAGCCCGCGACGACAAGGACGCCGAACTGGTGGCCCGCAGCGTGGGCCATTCCCAGCTGGTCAAGACGGCCATCTACGGCGGCGACGCCAACTGGGGCCGCATTGTCACGGCCGTGGGGTACAGCGGCGCGCAATTTGATCCCTCCAAGGTGGGCCTGCGCCTCTGCGGGGTGGAGCGCTTCCGTCTGGGCCGTCCGGTCAATGACGATCAGGAGGAAAAGCTGGCCGAGTTGCTCAAGGCCAAGGATGTGGACGTGGAGATTGACCTGGGCGGCGGCCCCGGCGGCTATACCTTCCAGGCCTCGGATCTGGGACATGAGTATGTGACGCTGAATTCGGACTATCGGTCATAG
- a CDS encoding polysaccharide deacetylase family protein, with protein MRRRDPLYLTVSLDVEEEGLFGGRYARRSPSVTNTAHLFRLNPLLERGVRPTLFCAHSVLTDPASRAILARLRDDAGAEIGAHLHHWNTPPLHLENDGANLPDTAERVPSAAMPAPLMAAKLDTLFRAGAEFQSAPLTSFRMGRWDLHRAHWPLLAQAGVLCDASVRPLHCAADADADAGPDHFGAPPDPYWVPVGDGHIFEVPLTVTPLLRPLPGLLAALPGRAGKTARAGLKKWGALALLPVYHPLWAMRAVTRLFTKRGGRALSLTWHSSEMLPGGTPHLPDAASVERLMAKIEAYLDWLHEHWEVRSLTMNGLRCALGTAAPCPRPGAACDWTTGKE; from the coding sequence ATGCGCCGCCGCGACCCCTTGTATCTGACAGTCAGCCTGGATGTGGAGGAAGAGGGCCTGTTCGGCGGCCGTTACGCCCGCCGCTCCCCCAGCGTAACCAATACCGCGCACCTCTTCCGTCTGAACCCGCTGCTGGAACGGGGCGTGCGGCCCACGCTTTTCTGCGCCCACAGCGTGCTGACCGATCCCGCTTCACGCGCGATTCTGGCCCGCTTGCGGGACGATGCCGGCGCGGAAATCGGCGCGCATCTGCACCACTGGAACACGCCGCCCCTGCACCTGGAAAACGACGGCGCAAACCTGCCCGACACGGCGGAACGCGTGCCTTCAGCGGCTATGCCCGCGCCACTCATGGCCGCCAAGCTGGACACGCTGTTCCGGGCCGGGGCCGAATTTCAGAGCGCGCCGCTGACCTCCTTCCGTATGGGCCGCTGGGATCTGCACCGCGCGCACTGGCCCCTGCTGGCTCAGGCCGGCGTGCTCTGCGACGCCTCGGTGCGTCCCCTGCACTGCGCGGCCGACGCCGACGCCGACGCCGGGCCGGACCATTTCGGCGCGCCCCCCGATCCCTACTGGGTGCCGGTGGGGGACGGACATATCTTTGAAGTGCCCTTGACGGTCACCCCCCTGCTCCGCCCTCTGCCGGGGCTGCTGGCGGCCCTGCCCGGCAGGGCGGGCAAAACGGCACGGGCGGGCCTGAAAAAATGGGGGGCCCTGGCCCTGTTGCCCGTCTATCACCCGCTCTGGGCCATGCGGGCCGTGACCCGGCTGTTCACGAAACGCGGGGGCCGCGCGCTGTCGCTGACCTGGCACTCTTCGGAAATGCTGCCCGGCGGCACGCCGCATCTGCCCGACGCGGCATCTGTGGAACGCCTGATGGCCAAAATTGAAGCCTACCTGGACTGGCTGCACGAACACTGGGAGGTTCGCAGCCTGACCATGAACGGACTGCGCTGCGCGTTAGGGACCGCGGCGCCCTGTCCGCGGCCCGGCGCGGCATGCGACTGGACAACGGGGAAGGAATAG
- the fusA gene encoding elongation factor G: MSRTVPVDKQRNIGIMAHIDAGKTTTTERILFYTGVSHKIGETHDGESTMDWMEQEQERGITITSAATTCFWKDCRINIIDTPGHVDFTIEVERSLRVLDGAVCVFDAVAGVEPQSETVWRQADRYHVPRICFVNKMDRIGANFFRCVDMIHDRLGAKAVPLQLPIGAEDKFEGVVDLVRGKAIRFDKTTKGAEFVEEDVPAELKDLFDEKHHELLEAVAEEDEALLEKYLGGETLSEEEIISCIRKATIARNIVPVLCGSAFRNMGVQPLLDATVDYLPSPVDIPPMTGHVPGKEDEIIECHCDDKEPLAGLVFKLFSDPFIGHLSFFRIYSGCLESGSSVYNANTGKKERIGRILKMHANKREDIKWAGAGDIVALVGLKNASTGDTLCDEKREVILESLNIPEPVIEVAIEPKTKADRDALSAALNKLAKEDPSFRVKGDEETNQTLIAGMGELHLEIIVDRLTREFNVNANVGKPQVAYRETISKPSKSDMKHAKQSGGRGQYGHCVIEVEPNPGKGYEFINSITGGVIPKEYIPAIDKGIQDAMKSGVLAGFPCVDLKVNLVFGSYHEVDSSEQAFYVAGSMAIKDAMHKAGPVLLEPIMDVEVVTPEEYLGDVMGDLNGRRGRVQSMEARAGGAQSVRAQVPLASMFGYATDLRSRTQGRATFTMQFDHYERVPAALAEEIQKAKN; the protein is encoded by the coding sequence GTGTCCCGCACTGTTCCCGTAGACAAACAGCGCAATATAGGCATCATGGCCCATATTGACGCCGGCAAGACAACCACCACCGAGCGTATCCTTTTTTACACCGGCGTTTCCCATAAAATCGGCGAAACCCACGACGGCGAATCCACCATGGACTGGATGGAGCAGGAGCAGGAGCGCGGCATCACCATTACCTCCGCCGCCACCACCTGCTTCTGGAAGGACTGCCGCATCAACATCATCGACACCCCCGGCCACGTGGACTTCACCATTGAGGTGGAGCGCTCCCTGCGCGTGCTGGACGGCGCTGTCTGCGTGTTCGACGCCGTGGCCGGCGTGGAGCCGCAGTCCGAAACGGTCTGGCGTCAGGCCGACCGCTATCACGTGCCGCGCATCTGCTTTGTGAACAAGATGGACCGCATCGGCGCCAATTTCTTCCGTTGCGTGGACATGATCCACGACCGTCTGGGCGCCAAGGCCGTGCCCCTGCAGTTGCCCATCGGCGCTGAGGACAAGTTTGAAGGCGTGGTGGATCTGGTGCGCGGCAAGGCCATCCGTTTCGACAAGACCACCAAGGGCGCTGAATTCGTCGAGGAGGACGTGCCCGCCGAGTTGAAGGACCTCTTTGACGAAAAACACCACGAACTGCTGGAAGCCGTGGCCGAAGAGGATGAAGCCCTGCTCGAAAAGTATCTGGGCGGGGAAACCCTCAGCGAAGAGGAGATCATCTCCTGCATCCGCAAGGCCACCATCGCCCGCAACATCGTGCCGGTGCTCTGCGGTTCGGCCTTCCGCAACATGGGCGTGCAGCCTCTGCTGGACGCCACGGTGGACTATCTGCCTTCGCCCGTGGATATTCCGCCCATGACCGGCCACGTGCCCGGCAAGGAAGATGAAATCATCGAATGCCACTGCGACGACAAGGAGCCCCTGGCCGGTCTGGTCTTCAAGCTTTTTTCCGACCCCTTCATCGGGCACCTCTCCTTCTTCCGCATCTATTCCGGCTGCCTGGAATCGGGCAGCAGCGTGTACAACGCCAACACCGGCAAGAAGGAACGCATCGGCCGCATCCTCAAGATGCACGCCAACAAGCGCGAGGACATCAAGTGGGCCGGCGCGGGCGACATCGTAGCTCTGGTGGGCCTGAAGAACGCCTCCACCGGCGACACGCTCTGCGATGAAAAGCGCGAAGTGATTCTGGAATCCCTGAATATTCCCGAACCGGTCATTGAAGTGGCCATCGAGCCCAAGACCAAGGCCGACCGTGACGCTCTTTCCGCCGCCCTGAACAAGCTGGCCAAGGAAGACCCCTCCTTCCGCGTCAAGGGCGACGAGGAAACCAACCAGACCCTTATCGCCGGCATGGGCGAACTGCATCTGGAAATCATCGTGGACCGCCTGACCCGCGAGTTCAACGTCAACGCCAATGTGGGCAAGCCTCAGGTGGCCTACCGCGAAACCATCTCCAAGCCCTCCAAGTCGGACATGAAGCACGCCAAGCAGTCCGGCGGCCGCGGCCAGTACGGCCACTGCGTCATTGAGGTGGAGCCGAATCCGGGCAAGGGCTATGAGTTCATCAACTCGATCACCGGCGGCGTGATTCCCAAGGAATACATCCCGGCCATCGACAAGGGCATTCAGGACGCCATGAAGTCCGGCGTACTGGCGGGCTTCCCCTGCGTTGACCTCAAGGTCAACCTGGTGTTCGGCTCCTATCACGAAGTGGACTCCTCGGAACAGGCCTTCTACGTGGCCGGTTCCATGGCCATCAAGGACGCCATGCACAAGGCCGGTCCGGTGCTGCTGGAGCCCATCATGGACGTGGAAGTGGTCACGCCCGAAGAATATCTGGGCGACGTCATGGGCGACCTCAACGGCCGTCGCGGCCGCGTGCAGAGCATGGAAGCCCGCGCCGGCGGCGCGCAGAGCGTGCGTGCCCAGGTGCCCTTGGCCTCCATGTTCGGCTATGCCACAGACCTGCGTTCGCGCACTCAGGGCCGCGCCACCTTCACCATGCAGTTCGACCATTACGAACGCGTGCCTGCGGCCTTGGCTGAAGAGATTCAAAAGGCTAAGAACTAA